The Microbacterium sp. LWO12-1.2 genome includes a window with the following:
- a CDS encoding SRPBCC family protein encodes MPVTDLTTDVENLTMTVVADLAAPVERVWAVYTDPQQLERFWGPPGWPATFGTWDHTVGGRAIYTMNGPRGERASGSWEFLAIEAPNRFEVIDSFVDDDGKPIEGLPSMRMTFTFEPSAEGTRMVNTSYFESVEALEQVVAMGAVEGTKLAMGQLDAVLQDLRDYAQGKGTTVELLDDTHVRITRLVEGSRELVWRAFNEADLVKQWMLGPDGWEMTECVIATVPGETYRNSWAPVGDTEGEPFGFEGEVLIFDEPRRAVTTERMQGQPTETLNDMSLYEEDGATLITVLIEYPDKETRDMILATGMADGMEASYARLETGLLKV; translated from the coding sequence ATGCCTGTCACCGACCTCACGACCGACGTCGAGAACCTGACCATGACGGTCGTCGCCGACCTGGCGGCCCCCGTCGAGAGGGTCTGGGCCGTGTACACCGATCCGCAGCAGCTCGAGCGGTTCTGGGGCCCTCCGGGGTGGCCGGCCACGTTCGGCACCTGGGACCACACGGTCGGCGGCCGCGCGATCTACACGATGAACGGACCGCGCGGTGAACGTGCATCCGGTTCGTGGGAGTTCCTTGCGATCGAGGCGCCGAACCGCTTCGAGGTGATCGACTCGTTCGTCGACGACGACGGCAAGCCGATCGAGGGACTCCCGTCCATGCGGATGACGTTCACATTCGAGCCGTCCGCCGAGGGCACGCGCATGGTCAACACCAGCTACTTCGAATCGGTCGAGGCGCTGGAGCAGGTCGTCGCGATGGGTGCCGTCGAAGGAACCAAGCTCGCGATGGGTCAGCTGGACGCCGTGCTGCAGGACCTCCGCGACTACGCGCAGGGCAAGGGCACCACGGTCGAGCTGCTCGACGACACGCACGTGCGCATCACCCGACTCGTCGAGGGTTCGCGCGAACTGGTGTGGCGTGCGTTCAACGAAGCGGACCTGGTCAAGCAGTGGATGCTCGGACCCGACGGGTGGGAGATGACGGAGTGCGTGATCGCCACGGTGCCGGGTGAGACGTATCGCAACTCCTGGGCTCCGGTCGGTGACACCGAGGGTGAGCCATTCGGCTTCGAGGGCGAGGTGCTGATCTTCGACGAGCCCCGCCGTGCGGTGACCACCGAGCGGATGCAGGGCCAGCCGACGGAGACGCTCAACGACATGAGCCTCTACGAGGAAGACGGCGCCACCCTCATCACGGTGCTCATCGAGTACCCCGACAAGGAGACGCGCGACATGATCCTCGCCACCGGCATGGCCGACGGCATGGAAGCCTCGTATGCGCGGCTCGAGACCGGTCTGCTCAAGGTCTGA
- a CDS encoding flavin monoamine oxidase family protein: MRITRRTLLLGAGAGAMSVLLASCTPEPNPAPTPTPTRTREPQPNGDVPVPADSVRSSWTTDPFARGAASFTPVGALAGARAALAASVDDRLFFAGEATDDDAPGTMRGAISSGERVVDEIRERAQRGERIAVIGAGLAGATAAAGLVDAGMEVTVFEARDRVGGRVHSRSDDSWPMPVQLGAWLFAADDADLIDRLSARDIGIVDLAGAQWFSPEGEVDPVSAEPLQAAIDAAQAAPEDSTIAEALTEAGGDPAEPATAALLAFLATHAGADADQLSSWFPPVLVEGDQMAARDTLVPFVEQALDGLRVGLSSPVSGLAYDDSGVSVRLGTGEASSFDRVVVTVPLGVLQQQGIEFDPPLPFANRGAITALGMGAIETIWMRFDEPFGESDAALWHTVGGDAMIRTWVNLRPATGENVLVGIVGGTAAEDFAALDDDAALDAALASLTVYA; this comes from the coding sequence ATGAGGATCACGCGCCGCACTCTGCTTCTGGGAGCCGGCGCCGGCGCGATGTCGGTGCTGCTCGCCTCGTGCACCCCGGAGCCGAACCCCGCCCCGACGCCCACGCCCACCCGCACGCGCGAACCGCAGCCGAACGGCGACGTCCCGGTTCCGGCGGACAGTGTGCGCAGCTCCTGGACCACCGATCCCTTCGCGCGCGGTGCCGCGAGCTTCACCCCGGTCGGCGCGCTCGCCGGTGCCCGTGCGGCGCTGGCGGCATCGGTCGACGACCGCCTCTTCTTCGCCGGTGAGGCCACAGACGACGACGCCCCCGGCACCATGCGCGGCGCGATCAGCTCGGGTGAGCGCGTGGTCGACGAGATCCGCGAGCGGGCGCAGCGCGGGGAACGGATCGCCGTGATCGGTGCCGGTCTCGCCGGTGCCACCGCTGCCGCGGGGCTGGTGGATGCCGGCATGGAGGTCACCGTCTTCGAAGCACGCGACCGCGTCGGCGGCCGAGTGCACTCCCGCTCCGACGACTCCTGGCCGATGCCGGTGCAGCTCGGTGCCTGGCTGTTCGCCGCGGATGACGCCGACTTGATCGACCGGCTGAGCGCGCGTGACATCGGCATCGTCGACCTCGCCGGCGCGCAGTGGTTCTCGCCGGAGGGCGAAGTCGATCCCGTCAGTGCCGAACCGCTGCAGGCCGCGATCGACGCCGCGCAGGCCGCGCCCGAAGACTCCACGATCGCGGAAGCGCTGACCGAGGCGGGCGGCGACCCCGCCGAACCCGCGACCGCGGCACTGCTCGCCTTCCTCGCCACGCATGCCGGTGCGGATGCGGATCAGCTGTCGAGCTGGTTCCCGCCGGTGCTCGTCGAGGGCGATCAGATGGCGGCGCGCGACACCCTCGTGCCGTTCGTCGAGCAGGCGCTCGACGGTCTGCGAGTGGGACTCTCCTCGCCGGTCTCCGGTCTCGCCTATGACGACAGTGGCGTGAGCGTGCGCCTCGGCACCGGTGAGGCGTCGTCGTTCGACCGCGTCGTCGTGACGGTGCCGTTGGGTGTGCTGCAGCAGCAGGGCATCGAGTTCGATCCGCCGCTCCCCTTCGCCAACCGTGGCGCGATCACGGCGCTCGGGATGGGCGCGATCGAGACGATCTGGATGCGATTCGATGAGCCGTTCGGAGAGTCGGATGCTGCGCTCTGGCACACCGTGGGCGGCGACGCGATGATCCGCACCTGGGTGAACCTGCGGCCGGCGACGGGTGAGAACGTGCTGGTCGGCATCGTCGGAGGGACAGCCGCCGAAGACTTCGCGGCCCTCGACGACGATGCCGCGCTCGATGCCGCGCTGGCTTCGCTCACCGTCTACGCCTAA
- a CDS encoding Pr6Pr family membrane protein produces the protein MTARTVFGLLRLSTAALCLVALIHRLAWGLASYTIASQNFFAYLTNQSNIAFVVLLSIAGVIALQRDRDPRWLTVALAMVLTWTITAGLVFALLVWQAGIRGIRIDVPWSDQVLHFWLPACTAIAWALSPGHRSVPWRVIPATLVYPLVWGAFTMIRGPLIGWYPYYFLDPRQVSGPAEFLASSGIALAVFAVVATVLVLISRMPVPKRLRSDEPLPAPEDAPVREHALSGATARR, from the coding sequence GTGACGGCGCGTACCGTCTTCGGCCTGCTGCGGCTGAGCACGGCCGCCCTGTGCCTCGTCGCTCTCATCCACCGGCTCGCCTGGGGGCTGGCCTCGTACACGATCGCCAGCCAGAACTTCTTCGCCTATCTCACGAACCAGTCGAACATCGCGTTCGTGGTGCTGCTGTCCATCGCCGGCGTCATCGCGCTGCAACGCGACCGCGATCCGCGCTGGCTCACGGTCGCGCTCGCGATGGTGCTGACCTGGACGATCACCGCCGGACTCGTGTTCGCGCTGCTGGTCTGGCAAGCCGGCATCCGCGGCATCCGCATCGACGTGCCGTGGTCCGATCAGGTGCTCCACTTCTGGCTCCCCGCGTGCACCGCGATCGCCTGGGCACTCTCTCCGGGGCACCGCTCCGTGCCGTGGCGCGTGATCCCGGCGACGCTCGTCTACCCGCTGGTGTGGGGCGCGTTCACGATGATCCGCGGTCCCCTGATCGGCTGGTACCCGTACTACTTCCTCGATCCGCGACAGGTGAGCGGACCGGCCGAGTTTCTCGCCTCATCCGGCATCGCCCTCGCGGTCTTCGCGGTGGTCGCGACGGTGCTCGTGCTGATCAGCCGGATGCCGGTGCCGAAGCGGCTGCGGAGCGACGAGCCTCTGCCGGCGCCGGAGGATGCCCCCGTCAGGGAGCATGCCCTGTCCGGTGCGACCGCCCGGCGTTAG
- a CDS encoding DoxX family protein: MSSVARTIGRVFLGSSLVFAGVSHLTFARDEFQAQVPESLPLDPDVTVVASGAVEIALGSALLLARRRRRLTGVVAALFFLAVFPGNLAQWMHHRDGFGLDTDMKRFARLFFQPVLIGLALWSTRSSRR; this comes from the coding sequence ATGTCTTCCGTCGCACGCACGATCGGCCGCGTCTTCCTGGGATCCTCCCTCGTCTTCGCCGGCGTCTCGCACCTCACGTTCGCCAGGGACGAGTTCCAGGCTCAGGTGCCGGAATCGCTTCCGCTCGATCCCGACGTGACGGTCGTGGCATCCGGTGCCGTCGAGATCGCCCTCGGGTCGGCATTGCTGCTCGCGCGCCGTCGCCGTCGCCTCACGGGAGTCGTCGCGGCGCTGTTCTTCCTGGCCGTGTTCCCCGGCAACCTTGCCCAGTGGATGCACCACCGCGACGGTTTCGGGCTCGACACCGATATGAAGCGCTTCGCGCGGCTGTTCTTCCAGCCCGTGCTGATCGGGCTCGCGCTCTGGTCGACGCGCAGCTCTCGACGGTGA
- a CDS encoding ribonuclease H family protein: protein MTITAAADGSALGNPGPNGWAWYIDDDNWGAGGSPHGTNNQGELQAVLELLKATAGSDEKLHIWCDSRYVIDSVTKWMPGWKRRGWRKSDGGPVLNRDLLEGIDEAMRGRNVEFSWVKGHAGDELNEAADERANAAAKAYQQKQEPRRGPGFTRGGGATASAPASESPEAPEPPTPAASTPVASAPPASAAPLWAEASDLLDGLDAPTAEPIALQLSLSGEEHARLRDRAEAQGVSLEQALRRLI, encoded by the coding sequence ATGACGATCACCGCCGCCGCAGACGGCTCCGCCCTGGGCAACCCCGGCCCGAACGGCTGGGCCTGGTACATCGACGACGACAACTGGGGCGCCGGCGGATCGCCGCACGGCACCAACAACCAGGGCGAGCTGCAGGCGGTGCTCGAGCTGCTGAAGGCGACGGCCGGCTCCGATGAGAAGCTGCACATCTGGTGCGACAGCCGCTACGTGATCGACTCCGTGACCAAGTGGATGCCGGGCTGGAAGCGCCGCGGCTGGCGCAAGTCCGACGGCGGCCCCGTGCTCAACCGCGACCTGCTCGAGGGCATCGACGAAGCCATGCGTGGTCGGAACGTCGAGTTCTCGTGGGTCAAGGGCCACGCGGGCGATGAGCTGAACGAGGCCGCAGACGAGCGCGCCAACGCCGCGGCCAAGGCCTACCAGCAGAAGCAGGAGCCCCGCCGCGGGCCAGGGTTCACGCGGGGCGGTGGCGCGACCGCATCCGCCCCGGCGTCGGAGAGCCCCGAGGCACCGGAGCCCCCGACCCCCGCCGCATCCACCCCCGTCGCATCCGCTCCCCCGGCGTCCGCCGCACCGCTCTGGGCCGAGGCATCGGATCTGCTCGACGGGCTCGATGCCCCCACGGCCGAACCGATCGCACTGCAGCTCTCGCTCTCGGGAGAGGAGCACGCACGACTGCGAGACCGGGCCGAGGCACAGGGCGTGTCTCTCGAGCAGGCACTCCGCCGCCTGATCTGA
- a CDS encoding protealysin inhibitor emfourin, producing the protein MSEPPVPVNRPIDESTDADVVIAVVRSGGIAGISRRWRVEAEPSHASEWIALIERCPWDENPDASTGADRFVWSIRVRTPVERHERELPDSALAGPWLALVQAVREASPSAD; encoded by the coding sequence ATGAGCGAGCCCCCGGTGCCGGTCAACAGGCCGATCGACGAGTCGACTGACGCCGACGTCGTCATCGCGGTGGTGCGCTCCGGCGGTATCGCGGGTATCAGCCGTCGCTGGCGGGTGGAAGCAGAGCCCTCCCACGCGTCGGAGTGGATCGCCCTGATCGAGAGATGCCCGTGGGACGAGAATCCGGATGCCTCCACCGGCGCCGACCGCTTCGTCTGGAGCATCCGCGTGCGCACGCCCGTCGAGCGTCACGAGCGCGAACTCCCCGACTCGGCACTCGCCGGCCCCTGGTTGGCTCTGGTCCAGGCCGTGCGCGAAGCGTCGCCTTCGGCCGACTGA
- a CDS encoding M4 family metallopeptidase has product MSSTSFERHGVVPSYLLARLAESGRFPKAAAAARQTLTAGRPPFRARIDLSIDENGDLVAQLSDAPNRTISDAGNTQALPGLVVRTEDDGPVEDTAANQAFDGLGATFELLLSAFGRNSLDDAGAPLDATVHYGVDYDNAFWDGERMVFGDGDGEVFQHFTASTTVIGHELAHGVVQHTANLEYQGQPGALNESIADVFGALTEQYLLGQTAAEATWLIGAEIFTDAVEGAALRSMIAPGTAYDDDELGTDPQPDHMSGFVRTTEDNGGVHINSGIPNRAFALFATELGGNAWERAGTAWYRALTGGLSTTATFTEFADATVAAAGAIDEATGAAARRAWTTVGVYEHERAPGAGQQADRRVD; this is encoded by the coding sequence ATGAGCAGCACATCCTTCGAGCGTCATGGCGTCGTCCCCTCCTATCTGCTCGCCCGCCTGGCCGAGTCGGGCCGCTTCCCCAAGGCCGCTGCCGCCGCGCGACAGACGCTGACCGCGGGGCGTCCGCCGTTCCGGGCGCGCATCGACCTGTCGATCGATGAGAACGGCGACCTCGTCGCCCAGCTGTCGGATGCGCCGAACCGCACGATCAGCGACGCCGGCAACACCCAGGCGCTGCCGGGGCTCGTCGTGCGCACGGAAGATGACGGCCCGGTAGAAGACACCGCGGCGAACCAGGCCTTCGACGGACTCGGCGCCACCTTCGAACTGCTGCTCTCCGCCTTCGGCCGCAACTCGCTCGACGATGCGGGTGCGCCGCTCGACGCCACTGTGCACTACGGCGTCGACTACGACAACGCGTTCTGGGACGGCGAGCGCATGGTCTTCGGCGACGGCGACGGCGAGGTGTTCCAGCACTTCACCGCGTCGACCACCGTCATCGGCCACGAGCTCGCGCACGGCGTCGTGCAGCACACCGCGAACCTCGAGTACCAGGGTCAGCCCGGCGCACTGAACGAGTCGATCGCCGACGTGTTCGGCGCGCTCACCGAGCAGTACCTCCTCGGACAGACGGCCGCAGAGGCGACCTGGCTGATCGGGGCCGAGATCTTCACGGATGCCGTCGAAGGCGCGGCCTTGCGCTCCATGATCGCGCCCGGAACCGCCTACGACGATGACGAGCTCGGCACAGACCCGCAGCCTGACCACATGAGCGGCTTCGTGCGCACGACAGAAGACAACGGCGGGGTGCACATCAACTCCGGCATCCCCAATCGGGCGTTCGCACTGTTCGCGACCGAGCTCGGCGGCAACGCCTGGGAGCGCGCCGGCACGGCCTGGTATCGGGCGCTGACCGGCGGACTGTCGACCACGGCGACCTTCACGGAATTCGCGGATGCCACCGTCGCCGCAGCCGGCGCGATCGACGAGGCCACCGGCGCCGCGGCTCGACGCGCGTGGACCACCGTGGGAGTCTATGAGCATGAGCGAGCCCCCGGTGCCGGTCAACAGGCCGATCGACGAGTCGACTGA
- a CDS encoding ROK family transcriptional regulator: MTPAAHTSHSAGELFRLVRAGRAQSRADLARLTGLSASTVALRIEELISHGYVEETGQGESRGGRRPRVLAVKAGGSIVAGVDLGERHATIALLDRRGEIVASTIEQVSLLDGVESVVSEVWEGAQRLAEEAGGLRIEGIAMSLPGPVDSRTSRLLAPMRMPGWNGVDVGEVLGSVTSLPYLIDNDANAMAVGEFLERGGGTEQLVFVKAGSGIGCGIILDGAVYRGFRGVAGDISHVALHNAPPVICSCGRIGCLDVVASGAAIVDALKEAGEPVETLDDVLALAQNAHPKSTALLREAGARTGEVLATIINFFNPQTLALGGRLAAADAFVAGVRQALFTLCLPMSTDSLEIDVSRAGALAGARGVGWELLESILDPARIDAELRVA, from the coding sequence GTGACACCGGCGGCACACACCTCACATTCCGCGGGCGAGCTCTTCCGGCTCGTGCGCGCCGGACGGGCGCAGTCGCGGGCCGATCTGGCTCGGCTTACCGGCCTCTCCGCCTCGACGGTCGCTCTGCGCATCGAAGAGCTCATCTCGCACGGGTACGTGGAGGAGACGGGGCAGGGCGAGTCGCGCGGCGGACGCCGCCCACGGGTGCTCGCGGTCAAGGCCGGGGGCAGCATCGTCGCCGGGGTCGACCTCGGCGAACGGCATGCCACCATCGCGCTGCTCGACCGGCGGGGTGAGATCGTGGCCTCGACCATCGAGCAGGTCTCGCTCCTCGACGGGGTGGAGAGCGTCGTCAGCGAGGTCTGGGAAGGCGCTCAGCGCCTCGCGGAAGAAGCGGGTGGCCTCCGGATCGAGGGCATCGCTATGAGCCTTCCCGGCCCCGTCGACTCCCGCACATCGCGGCTGCTCGCGCCGATGCGCATGCCCGGCTGGAACGGCGTCGACGTCGGCGAGGTGCTCGGCTCGGTCACCTCGCTGCCGTACCTGATCGACAACGACGCCAACGCCATGGCGGTCGGGGAGTTCCTCGAGCGGGGCGGCGGCACCGAGCAGCTGGTCTTCGTCAAGGCCGGCAGCGGCATCGGCTGCGGAATCATCCTCGACGGCGCGGTCTACCGCGGTTTCCGTGGCGTCGCGGGCGACATCAGTCACGTCGCGCTGCACAACGCGCCCCCGGTGATCTGCTCGTGCGGACGGATCGGATGCCTCGACGTCGTCGCCAGTGGCGCAGCCATCGTCGATGCGCTCAAGGAGGCGGGGGAACCGGTCGAGACGCTCGACGACGTGCTGGCTCTGGCGCAGAACGCCCACCCCAAGTCGACGGCCCTCCTGCGCGAGGCCGGCGCGCGGACGGGCGAGGTGCTCGCGACCATCATCAACTTCTTCAACCCGCAGACCCTGGCGCTCGGCGGGCGACTGGCCGCGGCGGACGCCTTCGTCGCCGGGGTGCGTCAGGCGCTGTTCACGCTGTGCCTTCCGATGTCGACCGATTCGCTCGAGATCGATGTGAGCAGGGCGGGTGCCTTGGCCGGAGCCCGGGGCGTCGGATGGGAGCTCCTGGAGAGCATCCTGGATCCTGCGCGGATCGACGCGGAACTGCGCGTCGCTTAA